GTGGTATTAATCGGTTTGTTATCAAAAGACCTTCCATATACATGGATTTATAGTTATTTTGTAATGATTATTTTGTCCATTATTTTTGCATTTGGAATTCGTTTGTTAAGCATTAAAGATATATACCAAATTATTAAATTCGGAGATTGATTTATTTTCAAGAGATTTTTATGACCAATAATATTAACATTAAAATTTTCTCAGGTGTAGTAGTTCTTGCATTAATTTGGGGCTCAACTTGGTTAGCGATAAAATTCGGACTTATGGATGCTCCTCCCTTTTTATCTGCAGCTCTGCGATTTATAATAGCATTTATTATTTTATTTATTTGGCTTAAATTCACAGGATATAAATTCCCTTTAACTTTATCATATTGGAAAAGAGCTTCATTTATTGCCTTATTTATGTTTATAATTCCTTATGCATTTGTTTACTGGGGCGAACTTTATATTTCTTCAGGATTGGCAGCCGTTTTGTTTTCCTCACAGTCTTTATTTGTAATATTTTTTTCGCATTATTTGTTAGTTAATGAAAAGGCAACAATTATAAAATATTTTGGTTTACTCTTGGGTTTAGCAGGTCTTTTTATAATATTCTTTGATAAAATAAACTGGACTGATTGGCATGGATTTATTGGAATGACAGGACTTATAATAGCTGCTGCAAGCGGTGCATTTGGGCTTGTATGGTTAAAAAAAGAAGGAGAAACATTTAATCCTGTACCTGAAGTAACTGCTCAGCTTGGAATTACTGCAATAGCTTTTATTATACTCTCGCTAATATTTGAAAGAACTCAAATTGAAATATCTTCAGTAAAACTTTGGGGAAGTGTTATTTATCTTGCAATACCCGGAACAGCTATAGCTTTTGTAATATATTACTGGTTAGCTAAAAATGCATCTGCGCTTATTACATCATTCTCAATTTTTTTATCACCGATTTTTGCTGTATTCCTTGGTTGGTTGATACTTAATGAAATATATAATATTAGAAGTATTTTTGGAACTATTCTTGTTTTATTTAGTATAATAATCACCCAGTTAAATATGAAGAAAATATTTTGTAAAAAAACAAAATAATAAAATAGTTAAATCTTCTTAATTATTATCTTTATCTATTGACTAAAATAATAGAATTATTACTTTTGACATTTAATAATCAATTTTGAACTTATTTTAAAACATTATAATAATGGAATATAAAAAATTAAATATTTTATTTGGTTGGCTAACATTTATAATTGCAAGTCTTGTTTATATATCAACTATTGAACCAACAGCAAGTTTTTGGGATTGTGGTGAATTTATTGCAACTTCATACAAGTTAGAAGTAGGACATCCTCCAGGAGCACCTTTCTTTATGTTAATAGCCAGATTTTTCTCATTATTTGCATTTGGTGATGTAACAAAAGTTGCTATGATGGTAAATATTTTATCAGCACTTGCCAGCTCTTTTACAATACTGTTTTTATTTTGGACAATCACTCACCTTGCAAAAAAAATAGTAATAAAAGATAATGATTTTACAACAGGAAAAACAATCGCTATAATTGGTAGTGCTTTTGTAGGTGCATTAGCTTATACTTTTTCTGACACATTTTGGTTTTCTGCTGTTGAGGGTGAAGTATATGCTACTTCTTCATTATTTACTGCTTTTTTATTCTGGGCAATTTTAAAATGGGAAAATATTGCACATGAAAAATATGCAAACCGATGGTTAATTTTAATAGCTTACCTTATGGGTTTGTCAATTGGAGTTCATTTATTGGGTTTACTTGCTATTCCTGCAATTGTTTTTGTTTATTATTTTAAAATGTATAAAACAACAAAAAGAGGAATTATTTATGCTGCCATAGTTTCTGTTATTATACTTGGTACAATTATGTATGGAATAATTCCCGGAATTGTAAAAATCGCCTCTGTTTTTGAATTAATATTTATAAATGGTTTCGGACTGCCTTATAACACAGGTGTAATTATTTTTATCTTGCTTTTATTTGGTGGAATTGTATGGGGAATTTATTATACATGGGAAAAACAAAAGGTATTACTTAACACCATCTTGCTTGTTTTCACAGTTATTCTAATTGGTTATTCTTCCTACGCAATAATTATTATAAGGTCAAATGCAAATCCTCCTATTGACCAAAATAATCCTGATAATGTATTTGATTTGTTATCTTATTTAAACAGAGAACAATACGGAGAGCGTCCTTTAATGACAGGACAGTATTTTAATGCTCCCCTTGACAGGGAAAATCCAAATAAACAGGGTAAGAAAAACTATATTAAAAAAGATGGTAAATATATTGTTTCAACTTATTCAAATAAATATAATTATGATAAAAGGTTTACAACGATATTTCCCAGAATGTACAGTGCACAAGCCAATCATGTTTCAGCATATAAAGCATGGACAAACTTTAAAGGAAGGTCTGTAAGAATTATTAATAACGAAGGAGAATCTGAGGTAAGGAAAAAACCAAGTTTTGGTGAAAATTTAAAGTTTTTCTTTAAATATCAACTTGTACATATGTATTTCAGGTATTTTATGTGGAACTATGCAGGAAGACAAAATGATATTCAGGGACATGGTGAAATAACAAAGGGTAATTGGTTATGCGGAATTAAATTTATTGATGAAGCAAGAATTGGTCCACAGGATAATTTACCAAAAAGCATGACATCAAACAAAGCGATGAATAAATTATATATGTTACCTTTTATTTTAGGGTTAATTGGTTTGTTTTTTCATTATTCTCAGAGAAAACTGGATTTTTCTGTAGTTTTTATGTTATTCTTTTTTACAGGAATAGCTATTGTAATTTATCTTAATCAAACACCGGAACAACCGCGTGAACGAGATTATGCTTATGCAGGTTCGTTTTACGCATTTGCAATTTGGATTGGCTTGGGAGTACTTGGTATTTACAACTTTTTACAAAAAAAAGCTCCTGCTACAATTAGTGCAATTGTTGCAACAATAATAACATTAGGACTTGTTCCCGGCATCATGGCAAAAGAAAATCTGGACGACCATAACCGTTCAAACAGATATACAGCAAGAGATTATGCTTATAATTACCTGAATTCCTGCGCCCCCAATGCTATACTTTTTACAAATGGTGATAATGATACTTTCCCTTTATGGTATGCACAGGAAGTGGAAGGTATAAGAACAGACGTAAGAGTAATTTGCCTTCCATATCTGAGTACTGATTGGTATATAGACCAAATGACATGGAAAGCTTATGAATCAGAACCTATTAATTTCACAATGAAACACGAACAATATATACAGGGAGAAAGAGATGTAGTTCCTATATATGAAAGAATAAAAGAAACAATTGATTTACAAAAAGTTATTGATTTTGTTGCTGACGATAATCCAAAAACAAAAATTCCACTTCAGAGAGGTAATGAAGTAAATTATATTCCTGCCAGAAAAGTAAGAATTCCTGTTGATTCAGCAAAAGTCGTCGCAAATAAAACGGTTCAACCCGAAGATACGGATAAAATTGTTTCTTCCGTTGAATGGCGATTATCAGCAAATTATCTTGGCAAAAACGACATGATGATACTTGACCTTATAGCAACAAATAACTGGGAACGTCCTGTTTATTTTGTGTCTGCCGGACATGGAAATTCAACAAATCTGAAAGATTATTTTCAATTAGAAGGTTTTGCATACAGGCTTGTTCCTATTAAAACAAAATATAATATTCAAAATATGGGTAGAATTAATACTAATATTTTATATAATAACTATATGAATAAATTCAAATGGGGAAATATTAGCAATAATGATGTTTATCTTGATGAGAACAACCTGAGAACAACCCGTATTATTAAATTAAGAGGCAATTTTGCCAGATTAGCCGAACAATTAATAATTGAAGGAAAAATTGATTCTGCAAAAAATGTTATGAATAAATGTATGAGTCTTTTATCTCACGAAAAAGAGCCTTTTAACTACTTTGATACACCATTTATAGAATCTCTTTATAAAGCAAATGAAACCGAAAAAGCAAATCAACTTGTTGAAAAAATGGTAGAAACTGCAGATGATGACTTAAATTATTATTTATCATTACCAAAAAAATATTCTTCACAAATTGATAATGAAAAAAGAATGGCAATTGCCCTAATACAAAGACTTACTGAAATTACAGGGAGATACAAACAAACAGAACTCAATAAAAAATTAGAAGAAAAAATTAATTCAATATTTTCCAGAATAAACTTGTCAACTATGCAATAAAAATTCCCTGAAGAATTTCAGAATTGAATGTAAACTTTGTATTAATTAAAAAAAACCACTAATAACCGGATAAAATTTATTATATTATATATTTCGTATCCCGAATCAAGTTCGGGACAGGCTCTACGGCACTTTATTGTTTTTTTTAAACATCAGTACTACAAATATTTAGCATCCCAAATCAAGTTTAGGACAGGCTCTACGGTGCTTTATATTATACCAATTGTAATTATAAAATAGTCCAAAGGGTATTTTATAATTTTACAATGGTTAATGCCGATACTACATGAAAATAGTTTAATAAAATTGGACTATAATGAATGTCCAATCGTTATTAGCCTCGTTAGAGGCGATATATTTGTAGTAAAATAATTAATATTAAAAAAGAAGCCCCGTAGTGGGCGAAATATTATCAACGTACAGAAAACAGGCAATTTTAAACATATTAAATAAATTTAGCCGGACAGTAGTGAAAAAATATCAGTAATTCGAGCCAATAGAAATATTTTGGGGATAATAATATAATTAATAATTTTACCCAAGAGTTGTGCACAATATGGATTACTGCAAATAATAAACGATGTTGAAAAAAATGAAATATAGATTGATAATCATATATATTTTTATTACCTGTTTTTTTTGTTATTGTCAAGAAAAAGACACAAAACCATATAGAGTCTTAAAGGGTCATAAACATAAAGTACAAAACGCATTTTTTAGTCCAAATGGGAAATTTCTTATAAGTCATGGATGGGATAATACTGTTCGGGTTTGGGATGTAAAGACTTTTTCACAGTTAAAAGTTTTGAAAGGTCATACCGACCAGGTTTGGTGTGCTACTGTAAGTCATGATAACAATCTTATTGCTAGTGGATCCATGGATAGGA
Above is a window of Bacteroidales bacterium DNA encoding:
- a CDS encoding DUF2723 domain-containing protein, whose product is MEYKKLNILFGWLTFIIASLVYISTIEPTASFWDCGEFIATSYKLEVGHPPGAPFFMLIARFFSLFAFGDVTKVAMMVNILSALASSFTILFLFWTITHLAKKIVIKDNDFTTGKTIAIIGSAFVGALAYTFSDTFWFSAVEGEVYATSSLFTAFLFWAILKWENIAHEKYANRWLILIAYLMGLSIGVHLLGLLAIPAIVFVYYFKMYKTTKRGIIYAAIVSVIILGTIMYGIIPGIVKIASVFELIFINGFGLPYNTGVIIFILLLFGGIVWGIYYTWEKQKVLLNTILLVFTVILIGYSSYAIIIIRSNANPPIDQNNPDNVFDLLSYLNREQYGERPLMTGQYFNAPLDRENPNKQGKKNYIKKDGKYIVSTYSNKYNYDKRFTTIFPRMYSAQANHVSAYKAWTNFKGRSVRIINNEGESEVRKKPSFGENLKFFFKYQLVHMYFRYFMWNYAGRQNDIQGHGEITKGNWLCGIKFIDEARIGPQDNLPKSMTSNKAMNKLYMLPFILGLIGLFFHYSQRKLDFSVVFMLFFFTGIAIVIYLNQTPEQPRERDYAYAGSFYAFAIWIGLGVLGIYNFLQKKAPATISAIVATIITLGLVPGIMAKENLDDHNRSNRYTARDYAYNYLNSCAPNAILFTNGDNDTFPLWYAQEVEGIRTDVRVICLPYLSTDWYIDQMTWKAYESEPINFTMKHEQYIQGERDVVPIYERIKETIDLQKVIDFVADDNPKTKIPLQRGNEVNYIPARKVRIPVDSAKVVANKTVQPEDTDKIVSSVEWRLSANYLGKNDMMILDLIATNNWERPVYFVSAGHGNSTNLKDYFQLEGFAYRLVPIKTKYNIQNMGRINTNILYNNYMNKFKWGNISNNDVYLDENNLRTTRIIKLRGNFARLAEQLIIEGKIDSAKNVMNKCMSLLSHEKEPFNYFDTPFIESLYKANETEKANQLVEKMVETADDDLNYYLSLPKKYSSQIDNEKRMAIALIQRLTEITGRYKQTELNKKLEEKINSIFSRINLSTMQ
- a CDS encoding DMT family transporter, with product MTNNINIKIFSGVVVLALIWGSTWLAIKFGLMDAPPFLSAALRFIIAFIILFIWLKFTGYKFPLTLSYWKRASFIALFMFIIPYAFVYWGELYISSGLAAVLFSSQSLFVIFFSHYLLVNEKATIIKYFGLLLGLAGLFIIFFDKINWTDWHGFIGMTGLIIAAASGAFGLVWLKKEGETFNPVPEVTAQLGITAIAFIILSLIFERTQIEISSVKLWGSVIYLAIPGTAIAFVIYYWLAKNASALITSFSIFLSPIFAVFLGWLILNEIYNIRSIFGTILVLFSIIITQLNMKKIFCKKTK